From Topomyia yanbarensis strain Yona2022 chromosome 1, ASM3024719v1, whole genome shotgun sequence, one genomic window encodes:
- the LOC131676077 gene encoding thioredoxin-like protein 1, with product MQGADINVLEAKIQKYYVASKLDLNTFIQKNQCECWNESNDHPMVNALSSSGGHLVFDCDEQLIISITCNQLVKISAINTIDVDMAESQVSVQDLVLGQKDLVSGSPISLHFVKFQNVQDMQLFVKDNHSGDETTIIDHLAFIGSPIATTKMDDFQRVAGKKGESH from the exons ATGCAGGGTGCAGACATTAATGTACTTGAagccaaaatacagaaatattaCGTCGCCAGTAAATTGGACTTGAACACCTTCATCCAGAAGAACCAGTGCGAATGTTGGAACGAATCAAACGACCACCCGATGGTGAATGCGCTCAGTTCCAGCGGTGGTCATCTGGTGTTCGATTGTGACGAACAGTTGATCATTTCGATTACCTGCAATCAGCTGGTCAAAATCAGTGCCATCAA CACCATCGATGTCGATATGGCCGAATCGCAAGTTTCGGTGCAGGATCTGGTACTGGGGCAGAAGGATCTTGTGTCGGGATCGCCGATTTCGTTGCACTTTGTTAAATTTCAGAACGTGCAGGATATGCAGCTGTTCGTGAAGGATAACCATTCTGGTGACGAGACGACCATTATCGATCATTTGGCCTTCATCGGGTCACCGATTGCAACGACTAAGATGGATGACTTCCAGCGGGTGGCTGGGAAGAAGGGTGAAAGCCACTAG